GCGCAGGGCGAGGGAGAAGGCGTGCTGGCCCGCGTCGGCCTCGGTGAAGGTGTAGTCCGCGGGAAGAGTCGCCTGCGCGTCGTCCGTGGTGAAGTGCACCGTGCCGCGGTAGCCTGGCGCGACGCGGCCCATCGCGTCGCGGGCCTCGAGCGTGACGGTGACGGAGTCGCCCGCCGTCCCCTGGGAGGCGAGGCCCGAGAGCACCAGCCCGCGCGGCGTGGGGTCATCCACCTCGGTGGTCTGGGCCGCGCTGGTGAGCCCTGCCGCGGAGACCGTGAGGCGCTGCGAGCCCCCGGTCTCGAAGACGATGCCCGTGAAGGTGTGCTCGCCACCCTCCGCCGCCGTCAGCGTGTGCGCGGCGGGCAGCGTGGCGGCGCCGTCCGTGGAGGAGAGGGTGAGCGCGTTCGTCGCGTCCACCACCGTGTTGTCGAAGGCGTCCTTCACCGTGACGCCGACGCTCTGCGCGTCGCCCACCACGACGCCCGAGGGCAGCCCGCTCAGCGCGAGCCGCGCCGCAGCGGCGTGCCCGATGGCGAAGGGCTGGCTCGCGGCGCCCGTGAGGCCTCCGGAGCTCGCGACGAGGCGGTAGTCCGCGCCGGCGCGGTCGATGCGCACGTTCGAGAAGGTGGCGATGCCGCCGCTGGCCGAGACCGTCCAGGGACCGAAGCCGCTCACGCCCTCCACGCTCAGCGTCACCGCGGAGTCCGCCTGGTCCACCCCGAGCCCCTCCGCGTCCTGCACGGCAACGCGCAGGCCGGGCAGTGCCGCGCCGGCCGTGCCCGCGGAGGGCTGGTCGAGGAAGGCCAGCTTCGCCGCAGTGGCGAAGGCGGTAGAGACGGGCAGGGTGGCGGAGCGCACGCGGTTGCCCGCGTCGTCCGTCACCTGCAGCGCGACGTAGTAGGTGGTGTGGGGTGCGAGGCCGCTGAGCGACGCGGACTCCGCGCCTCCCGAGGCCCTGGGCGCGCCGAGCGCGACCGGCGTCGCCCCGGCGAAGTCCGCGTCGGACGCGATGTCCTGCAGCGAGTAGCGCAGCTCGTGCTGCGCCGCCGTCCCCTCGGAGCCATCGTCACCCACGGCCGTCCAGGCCACCGTGAGCGAGGTGGCGGTGGCCTGCCCGGCGAGCGCGAGCACCGGCAGGGCGGGGGCCACGTCGTCGGTGACGGAGAAGGCGGGCGTGGCGCTGGACTCGAGCCCCGCTGCGGACGCGACCAGCACCCAGTCCGCGCGCTCCTGCGCGATGGAGAGGCCGAAGAAGTGGGCGACGCCGGACTCCGCGCTCAGCGTGGAGGTACCGGAGAGCGTGCCCGAGGGGCCGAGCGCGAGGCTCACGGCGGCGCTGCTCGAAGGCACGAGGTTGCCGTAGGCATCCTGCACCGAGACATCGAGGGTGAAGGGCTGGCGCACGCGCAGGCCCGTGGGCAGCACCGCGGTGGACAGGCGCTGGGCCTCGGCGGGGAGCACGGTGAGCTGCGCCGTTCCGGCGACGAGCGGGCTCGCCGCGACGTCGACCACCGTCAGCGGATGCACGGCGGCGCGCGTGAGCGCGGCTCCGCCCGGGAAGGTGTGGTGGCCGAGGTCCGCCGCGGTGAAGGTGTAGTCCGCCGGCAGCCCCTCGGCGAGCGCGCCCGGGTTGAACGCCACCGTGCCGCGGAAGCCCGTGACCGTGTTGCCGAAGGTGTCGAGCGCCGTCACCTCGAGGTCCGCCGGGGTACCGGCCTCCACCGTCGCCGGCGAGACGCGCAGCGCGAGCTGCGCGACCGGCGCCGGGGTCACCGCGAAGGGGGCGCTCGTCGCGCCCGTGAGGCCCGCGGCGCTCGCCAGCAGCGAGTAGCCCTCGCCCGCGCGCTCGAGCGTGAGCCCGGGGAAGTGCGCGACGCCCTCCACCGCCTCGGCCGTGAGCGTGCCCTGCAGCGCCGCGTCCGCGGGGCCGGAGCCCAGCGCGAGCGTGACGCTGCCGGTGGCGTCCGTCACCGTCCTACCGTCCGCGTCCTGCAGCCGCACCGCCACCTCGGCGAGGGGCGCGCCCGCCACCGCGTCCGGCGGCGGCGCGGCGAAGGCGAGCCGCGAGGCGGGGAGGGCAGCGAAGGTGACGGTGGGGTGGCTCGCGAGCTCCACGGAGCTGCCCTGCGCCGCCACGCGGGCGGTCACGGCGCCGGTCCCTGCCACGGTCGACGTGACGCGCGCGGTGGCCACGCCCTGCGCATCGGTGGGGGCCGCGGGCTGCTGCACGCTGCGGCCCTCGCCCTCCGCGCTCAGCGTCACGGTGAGGCCCGGCAGCGCAGCGCCCGCCGCCGTGCGCACCGTGACCTTCACCTCCACCGCGTCCACGCCATTCGCCAGCGCGTGCGCGGTCGGGCTCACCTCCACGCTCGAGCGCGCGGCGTCCGGTGCGCTCGCGCCCGGGTCCACCTTCGGGGGCGGGGTGGCACCGTCGCACCCCGCCATGACGAGCACACCGAGCAGGAGCAGCGCGGCGATGCGCGCCGCGGAGGGGGAGGTGGGCTTCATGGCGGGGAGCTCCAGCGGGGAGGGTCGAGCGCGCACCGAGGCGCGCTCGCAACGCCCGACCTCTATAAGGAGAATCCCGGCCAACACGCAATGTAGGTGAAAAAATATAACTCCACTGTGTGAGTGCGGGTCCTACGCCGGGAGGAGAGCGGGGGGAGTGACTCTTGGCGGACAGTCAAAGCGCCCCTCACCTGGAGTGCGAGTCGTGCCCTGAGCGGGCGCTGCCATCCTCCGGCGTCCCGGGGGCGCGGCGCCGACCCGGGGTGCGTCCTCTCCGGCGCCTTCCCGTGGAGCTTCCCCATGGCGTACCTGCTGATCCTCTGGTCCTTCTTCGGCTTCGGCCACCCGCAGCCCCGTCCTGCAGCCTCCACTGCCTCGCGCACCGTGGTGGCGCAGGATGACGGGGACGGCATCATCAAGGTCCCCTGCCCCAAGTGCACGAGGTGGTGAGTCCCCGGCGCAGCCGGAGGCGCTGAGTGCGGGGGCGCGCAACTTCCGCGCGTCTGCGCGGTTCGAGGAGGCGATGACGCCTCCTCGCCGCGCGCTCGCAGTGTCCTGCCCGGTGCGCTCCACCGGGCTCCTCCTGCTGCTCGTGCTCGCCTGCGGCCCGGCGTCCTCCGGACGCGGCGGAGGCCTGCCGGATGCCGGCGCCGTCATCCCCTCCTGCCTCGAGGTGGACGCAGGCCCCGTGACGCGCCTCGCGGTGAGTGGCCCGCGCATCCTGGACGAGCACGGGCAGGAGGTGGTGCTGCGGGGGTGGAACTGGGGCGAGTGGGGCAGCGGCACGGAGCAGGACGCCATCGACAACGCCGCCCAGGGCGCCACGGTGGTGCGCCTGCCCTTGCGCTGGTGGGGGGACTACCCGGACGGCGCAGACGCCTATGACCCGAGCGGTCCTCCGTACCTGGACGCGGCGCACCTGTGCCAGCTGGACCGGAACATCTCCTGGGCGGTGCGGCACGGCCTCTGGGTGGTGCTCTTCGTGGACAGCAACTGCGGGCAGGGCAGCCGCGAGCGCGACACGGTGGCTGCCTGCGGCGCGGCGGAGGGCGGCGCGGCGGCGAACTTCTCCAACGACCCGGAGATGAAGCGGCGCTTCGCTGCGGCCTGGGCCTTCCTCGCCGCGCGCTACGCGGGCGTGCCGCGCATGGGCATGTACGAGCTGCTGCCCGAGCCCAACTTCACCTGCGGCGCCCACGCCGCCTGCCCGGACTGGAGCCTCTTTCCCGCCTTCTACGCCTCGCTGCTGCCGAGCATCCGCGCCTCCGAGCCGAGCATCCCGGTGCTGGTGGGCGCGGGCGCGGGCTACGACCTGCAGCACCTCGACACGGCGTACATCGACGGGGGCACCTCGCTCGTCTACACGGGAGACCTGTTCCTGCAGGCCGCGAGCGACCCGGGTTGGTACGCCGCGCTGGCGGAGTTCCGCAGCCGCCACGACGCGCCGGTGTTCGTGCAGCAGGTGGGCATCCGCAAGTCGGTGCCTGACGCCGGAAACATCGTGGACGGGCTGCTGGAGCAGCTGGGCGACGGTGGCATCGGCTGGACTTGGTGGACCTACCGCGAGCCCAACGCGCCCCAAGGGCAGGGCTACGCGCCCTGGTTCAAGGGGGCGAGCACGCCGTGGACGCTGGACCGGGACTGGCTGCAGCGCATCACGCACCACTTCTGACGGCGCGCCGCGGCTCCAGCGGCAGGGGCGGCACGGGGCCCCCCTCCGGGGCGAGCCCCGCCTGCAGGATGCGCAGCATCGCGCGGCGGGCTCGCGCACACAGCGCCGGCGTCACCTTGCCCTGGGCGTGCAGCTGCACGTTCACCTCGGTGAGCCCCGCGAGCAGCCCCATCATCAGCCAGCGCTCGGGGCGGCGGCCGTGCACCGCCTGCACCTCGTCCGAGAGGCGCTCCGCGATCGTCTCCACCACCCTTGCGCGCTCGCGGGCGAGCGGCGTGTCCGGCCGCAGCGCCTCGGCCTGGAGGGTGCGGAAGAGCTCGAGGTCCGTGCGGTTGAAGGAGAGGTAGGTGTCCACGAAGGCTTCGAGCTTGCCGGGCAGGTCCGGCGCCGCCTCCATCGCCTCGCGCGTGCGCTCGAGCAGGTACTGCAGCGAGACCGCGTGCAGGGCCTGCAGCACGTCCTCCTTGCTGCGGAAGTACTTGTAGAAGGTGCGGCGCGAGACCGAGCCCGCCTCCAGCAGCTCCTCCACGCTCACCTGGCGAAAGCCGCGCTTCGCGAACACCCGGGCCGCGCCCTCGAGGATGCGGTTGCGGTGCAGGAAGCTGGCGATCGAGCCATTCGCGCGCGAGGAATCATTCGGGTATACAGGCTGTATACTCGGGCCTGCTGGGGTCCTCCTGCTCACGGTCGATCCTCCGGCTGCCCGTCCATGTCCGAAGTGCTGATCTCCATCCTCGACGCTCCCCCTGCGACCCTGCCTGCTGCGCTGCTCCGGTCGCCCGTGCGGGACTGGACGACTCTCCTGCCCGCCTGGCAGCCGAGGGCGCCGGGCTCGGGTGCTCTCCTGCCTCCGGTCCATCCCGGTGGACAGGAGCCGAGGGCCGCCGTCCGCAGCGCCCCTGAGAGCCGGGCCCCAGGCGAACCGGTGGGTATACGGACAGTATACCCGGCTCCGGACGTGGCGCACTTCAAGTTGGCCCGGCGCTGATCGCGCCGGGGTCGGGTCTGCGACGGCGACGGAACGGGGAGTTCGCGCCGTCACAGCGTCCTCGGGGGCGCCACCCCTCTGCCCGGTGGTGGCGCTCCCGAGGGTTGTTTCCCGCTCCGCGCTCGCCTCGGGACCCTTCCCGAGACGGGAGCACGGGCGGCGGGTAGGCCGGGTGGCTGCTGCAGAGCGGCCCCACCCTCGCCACCTTTCCCTGGGCTCGACCCAAGGAGGACACCATGAAGGGATTCATCGGCCTGCTCGCAGGTCTCGCGCTGCTCGGCTCCGGCTGTGCGCACAAGTCGTCCGGTGCGGAGGGGATGGACAACGCCAAGAGCACCGTGCACGAGGAACACACCCCGCCGCCCGCGAGCGGTGGCTCGGGTGCGGCTCCCGCGGCGGAGCCGGCGCCGCCCCCGGCCGCGGAGCCTGCGCCTGCTCCCGAGCCCGCGCCGGCTCCCGAGCCCGGCACCGGTGGCTCGGGGGCAGCAGCCGCCGCGCCGCAGGAGCCCCAGGCCGAGCCTGCGCCGGAGCCCGAGCCCGCGCCAGCCCCGGCTCCCGCGACGGGTGGCTCGGGTGCGAACGAGGGCGGCGGCGGGTAGCCCCGCGCCTCAGGTCGGCGAGCGCTCCGGGCGCTCCTGCGCGGTGGCCACGCTGTGGCGGGGCAGGGTGACGAGGAAGCGGGTGCCCTCGCGCGCATCCGAGCGGGCCCCCACCGCGCCGCCGTGCGCGGTGTAAGGCGCTCTCCCGGGCGGAGAGGGGGCAGCCGCTCAGAGCATG
This genomic interval from Aggregicoccus sp. 17bor-14 contains the following:
- a CDS encoding TetR/AcrR family transcriptional regulator, with the translated sequence MSRRTPAGPSIQPVYPNDSSRANGSIASFLHRNRILEGAARVFAKRGFRQVSVEELLEAGSVSRRTFYKYFRSKEDVLQALHAVSLQYLLERTREAMEAAPDLPGKLEAFVDTYLSFNRTDLELFRTLQAEALRPDTPLARERARVVETIAERLSDEVQAVHGRRPERWLMMGLLAGLTEVNVQLHAQGKVTPALCARARRAMLRILQAGLAPEGGPVPPLPLEPRRAVRSGA
- a CDS encoding cellulase family glycosylhydrolase — protein: MTPPRRALAVSCPVRSTGLLLLLVLACGPASSGRGGGLPDAGAVIPSCLEVDAGPVTRLAVSGPRILDEHGQEVVLRGWNWGEWGSGTEQDAIDNAAQGATVVRLPLRWWGDYPDGADAYDPSGPPYLDAAHLCQLDRNISWAVRHGLWVVLFVDSNCGQGSRERDTVAACGAAEGGAAANFSNDPEMKRRFAAAWAFLAARYAGVPRMGMYELLPEPNFTCGAHAACPDWSLFPAFYASLLPSIRASEPSIPVLVGAGAGYDLQHLDTAYIDGGTSLVYTGDLFLQAASDPGWYAALAEFRSRHDAPVFVQQVGIRKSVPDAGNIVDGLLEQLGDGGIGWTWWTYREPNAPQGQGYAPWFKGASTPWTLDRDWLQRITHHF